Below is a genomic region from Hevea brasiliensis isolate MT/VB/25A 57/8 chromosome 3, ASM3005281v1, whole genome shotgun sequence.
gcatgttgagtaaaccagctaaggtgcattcctgtttagtcatatgaaaatttgtcacaaaattcccaaaagactcaggaagggactgaagtatcaaatccgtttgtagttggaaatccatattgaagtcaagatgttccagctgctcaatcagccgaatcatcttgtggacatgatccccaacattctgtccctcagacatcctcatgcggaatagctgtctatatatctcatacttagcattcatgctatgctcaccatacaactcttgtaagtgaaggaggatctcactcgtactctgtatgttctcatgctgcttctgtaactcattactcatggaagcaatcatgtaacacttagctcttatatcatgctccttccacttgtccaaagtttcatgttcctctggagtggcctctggagttaagggactaggaacatttgagtctagaacatatcctatatgttcaaggttcaggacaagtttcaaatttcttagccaatcagagagattaggtcctgtcaacctattgcaatcaagaatggttgtaaggatattggatggtggtggttgttctgtgctcattattatcagaaaattaactacagaaaataaccagattaattagtaaatgtatcaagtaattaaccaaaatgattatggtcttttaatcaaattggtcctcccactaacttaacgaatcctacacttccaaagtagaaaacagaaatcctaattggatggatttctagtgggtgattgaattcttataattttattgatcatcctcaggtacatccattattggaattacaataaactataagtgagcaactccttgcccatcacatctcatgtgagattcaatcctttacctagcccctaatgctcaaaatctcagggacatccattattgacttatcttgcattagttaagttgatcccattgagtcagtaattatgcaaataattttaatgtcctcaggtacatccaatattggccaccaaaccatttacatatttacaacatctcatgcttaacaattattcttaataaaatctcttaaattaattacatcttatgcaactatttaaaatttcttaaaataattgccccaatggagggcccatgttataattactttaattatagcatttccaacttaatcatttgtttggaagattttatggtcatcctaattactattaaggtctcactttgcacattatccatttagcatgcatctatcatataattgcatacattcccatacatctcatgcattcatggataagcagtaaatatggtatgatcatggactttctaagggattcaattctgagccaccaagaattgaatcagggcattcctaggtgcatttcatttattcattttacaagagttgctgaaggagtacataatcaacacctgatcttgaattcctctcactggtcccatcaatgctcttgacctccttgaacttcttgcaatccaatattacatagtaatccttggcataccaaggcgaatttacaaaaacttaaataaatgaaattacaacccaaaaattattataaacttaataatacatgcccaaaataaattaaaataaattaattaatttacaatcccaaagaaacataaaagaaataaatccaatcacattagtcttttatagtccatgatcatccataatgcatatcaccatttaacaattaaataaaacatacatacttaaattaaattaaatatctcatattcaacttaaaaatccagatttgaatatgattcaaataaatttaaaaattcagatttgaatctcattcaaacaaatttaaaaattcatatttgaatcacattcaaacaaccttaaaaattcagatttgaatcacattcaaacaatttttaaaaaatcaaatttgaatcacattcaaataatttttaaaaattcagatctaaatattattcaaacaactttaaaaaatcagatttaaatatgattcaaacaactttaaaaattcagatttgaatcacattcaaacaacttttaaatttcagatttaaatcacattcaaacaattttaaaaattctgatttgaatcaaaatttaattatgtgattaaaattctaattaaacaatttaattagacataggatgagcttttagatcatacaacaattgcaaattaaaaagccaaaccttgctcCATCCATGAAGCCATACCATGCACGccatgttggtgttcttcaagcaaaccgctacacatccattgcaaccagtaatggataaatcatctcatgatcaaaacacacaattaaatcatataatcaacaatctaaatggcaaatatagtggctctgataccaattgaaggagtggaagcgtgaaaaacacaagtttatactattgaattcaaaatttttcacctagggtcacatgcatcatgcaagatttatttttatctatttgatttcaatgataaataatatattaaaactcttttaatatgtttttggatctgtatttgccatttaagattttagaattaatcagattaattttagaaccctagattaaatcaagaacaaacacactaacctcttgatgcactgcagtgtatttgtgcctttgagatgcgtctttaggacaccagatgttgtccctctagcttgtctacaccaagaacacctatggcagcccttgaacagcttctaaagctttttctatgaattagaaaatcaagttctgccttttaagagattaaagatgtaaacagaacattagaaacaatttctagtatttttaattcaagagattgtttgctaatctcttggaatagatgagagatgaagaaaaagagaaggggAAGCCTCTTGGGTGGCAGCATCAAGGTTATTTGttgctggttgtgttattttcttttcataacaacacttatatagctaggtcaacacattaaacccttgccacatgtcaccctctgattggttctaggtttaattgatccaatcacattgtgccaaatgtcaaacctatatttaatcttaattttaatcatcttacatcattaaaagatatttggcaagcttatgtgtagtgccatgtgtcaccatctcatggtgccaaatttcaccttgtgaaatgaccaaaatgcccctgtgtcttaattttgagatctcaacctaaaataattatttctcttcttctaatcaatttatatcaaatataaatcaattaattaatctttattaattaatttctcattaattaaatttatatttaaacactttaaatataaatttaacttatactgtacatccaataacctagatttggttttaagtcatgctagggactttgcaatctaattgcaaaccaaactatttaattaatcaattaaactctttaattaattaattaaatcaaatttaattaagtgattacttgtgtatgtgtgtgacttactaggctcattactaattggcaatgagacatgacattaactcttaatatcatcagaactctttcttaccataaataatttctctaaatcattttatgcacctcattgactatggttaacacctagcatagcgtgccatggccacccaatcagtaataaggtttaccttaaatgaacctataatcatatgttaacatgcactagaatctctctgttacaaaatcataactcaagctggagtcatggtttatgtcaaactccatttgctatgaatattatgttctcttttaattccagttcttgattaaaaagatttttctcatcagaaactctttctgaataaatctatttgtcctggccaggaacttgaaacatcaagaacaattaaatgaacataggattttatctctatttacttagaggaacagatttcatcttgatcaacacctacctctatttataactagtaggagccaacacatgcccatatacctatacacagtacaagtatgaaagcagtatcaaactcaaaccacctatacataagataactgtgctatctcaggtctaaagattatatgcactaatatgatttatgacaatacattgataagagtaaactccatgtgcttgtcataagtgtcactggttcggcctaattatcatttataagtgcctatcatgtttgtcatatggcatgagactcaccattttatcttatttatatctcatataaataacttgggaacaaacatgaatacaatctttctggataagtcatgtccttattatgaagtatccacgattgtgaacctatttatgatactttgtgctagaaatactgtcactcatattcttaacaacttaagaatagaatttctaacaaaatatcaatggaccttttctattacacataaatatattatgtaaacggaaaagtggaaatgtcttttattaataaaaacatgtacaagatacatactaaatgatatactctagggcatactactaacaagatgaGCTAAGCTCCCTTTGTTTAATCTGGCCTGATGGACTCAACATTGTAGACAcccttaattatttgacctggcGGACTATTGTCGTCgatgggctaagcacccttaAATTATTTAGCCTAGTGGACTATCACCGTGAATGGGCTAAGCACTCTTAAATTATTTAACTTGGCAGACTATTATCGTGGAGAGGCTAAGCTCCCTTAGATTATTTAACCTGCCCGACTATTGCcgtggatgggctaagcacccttaAATTCAAAAAGTTAACAAGGAATTCTTTTATTGATAGTATCTGTGAAGATTACAGATATTCCAAGTTCGAGACGGTATTCTCCCGCTTGTCTCAGTTAGTTTGTAAGTCCCTAGGTGATAACTTTGGAAATAACAAACGATCCAAACCAATTGCATCTTAGCTTTCCTGCCATTATTAGTCTTCCTGTGGCGTCATCTCTTTTAAGAACTAAGTCTCCGACCATAAATGATACTACTCGCCCAAAATCCAAGTCAAACAGTCAAAGTTCTACATGAATGTCCAACATGGCAATCAGAAAAGTCAAACATTATTTTAGGTGATCAAAAGATCAAACGAGCCAAGCAAAGTACCAGAGACTAAAACAAGACTAAACAAAATGCCATCGATCGCCCAACAAGGCGAGCAAAAGATATACTAAGCAATAATCATGCCAATGATCAAGTAGTGTCCAGATCTCACTTACCGAGCAATAGTTATGCTAGCAATAAAGCAAAAGCGGATTTCATGGTTACAATCTCGATGGATCAACCAAGATTATCTCCATAAACAAAGTAacaactattttattaaaaagcTATAAATATCAACCAAGTAACCAAAAATGGGTACGCATATTCTTATTTTTTAAATCTCATTACAGTTTCTCCATATTCTCAAAAACCAGTTCTTTGACTTGAGCATCAAAGTGGCTTGGCAGAAGGCCACCCACCTCATCCTTTTTCTTTATTACAAGCCTACTTGGCATTAGGAGCAGACCACAGGAACTTATGGTAGCATCACATACCATTTAACCAAATAAGAAAATGTTATTAAACTATCATGTGCCATGTTATCTTTCTAAACATGTTAATAATAAAAACCATATAATACAATATAATATAGTACCATATGATACATAATTAAATCACACTGCACTTAATCCAAACAAGGGGTAAGGTGATCTCTCACATTAGTACTTTCATCCATTCTGAGTTggtacaatttcttcttttagTATAAGCAATTTGTAAGTGACTTTGACACATATAATTTCtccaatttcttttacaaaacaACTGGTGAAATTTCCTCAAGACATTGTACTTTACATGTTATTTTTCATTTAATGCTTTAATTAATCTTTGTCGCACAAGGACGTCCTTCACAGTGCTTTGCCAAagacaaaaattatttttccaatCGAACAgctccacctcaaattttgtgCTTGCCATCTTTGATATCTCGAACCACAGCTCTAATGCTACTTGTTGTGAAAATCAcacccacacaaaataaagaacacaaaatttaacatgGTTCAGCGTAAGTCTACTCTactataaagaaaaaataattgtaatcactaattatttttcttactCTTACAAGTAATTCAAACAAAACTTACAGAATTCAACACGCCTATCTACTTTGTGAGTTCTCTACAATATAATATAATGGCCAGTCAACTATTCACATATATAGGCTACTAAAACTTAGTTCTTTTAGGGCtataattattaaactttataatttaaattctattaaacttcctattttatttaatttcttaattctattttaacttggactctaacatgtttttattataattaatgataaattaaataaaaaattagataaaaagaCTAAATTATAAGTTTACTAAATTTTAGTGACTAAATTACAACTTAAAAAATATAAGACTTTAGTTGTAAATTTTGTTAAACCTTTGAGCATAAATTGTAGTTTGCCTATAATcaaataacaattttttttttctttttattagaaATAGATCACACATGCACATGAATTAGTGAGGAGAATACTAGCTAGCATCAGTGACAGCTGGCATTTTACAAAGAAAGCATCTCAAGGATTATTATTGGATTTTAATTTGAGAGTAGTAGgtctattttttataaataaatttaatatataatatatcaagtatgatgaaataaaaaatatatatatatctatcttGGTAGCTGCGCTTTATTATTGTAATTAATCTAATTGCAGAAGTTGTCAGCTGAGCTCCTAACGACTTCTATTTCTGGGAGGGAAAAAAAATTCAAGAACTTTAAACAAGATGATGAGCACAAATACTTCTGCAGCAACTTCAACATCCAAGAGGTAACTAAAACATCTTTTAATTAGTTGTTCCAGGACATGAAAGTTAAAGATGATTTTATCtattagttgattgattaattGTTTATTTGTATCTGTTATTTTGCTTTATTTGATTGCAGGCTTCAAGGAAAGGTGGCTTTGATAACTGGTGGAGCCAGTGGAATAGGGAAGTGCAGTGCAAGGGTATTCGTTAAACAAGGAGCCAAGGTCGTCATTGCCGATGTCCAAGATGAGCTTGGCCTCTCTTTTTGCAAAGAAATTGGATCAGAAGAAACCATCTCTTATGTCCATTGCAATGTAACTTGTGATTCTGATATCCAAAACGCTGTGGATTTTGCCGTCTCCAAGTATGGGAGTCTTGATATCATGTTCAGCAACGCTGGAATTTCCGGCATCATGGATCCCAGGATTTTAGCCACAGAAATTGAAGATTTCAAAAGGGTTTTTGATGTCAATGTGTTTGgtactttcttggcagccaaacatgcAGCCAGGGTCATGATTCCTGCCAAGAAAGGCTGTATTCTCTTTACAGCAAGTGTTACTTCAGTGACATTTACGGAGGGTCCTCATCCATATGTGACATCAAAATATGCACTGCTTGGTTTAGCAAAGAACCTGTGTGTGGAGTTTAGCAAAGAACCTGTGTGTGGAGTTGGGCCAATATGGGATCAGGGTGAATTGTATCTCGCCATTTTTAGTTGTAACTCCAATGATGAGGAAAGCTACGGGGCTCATGCAGATGGAGAAGGAGAAGATCCAGGCAGCGGTTTCTGCATCAGCTATCTTGAAAGAGGCTGTGTTGGAAGAGGAAGATATAGCAGAGGCAGCGGTGTATCTGGGAAGTGATGAGTGCAAGTATGTGAGCAGGATCAATCTAGTGATTGATGGAGGTTTTAGTCTTGCCAATCCCTCCTTTGCTATGGCAATGAAAAGCTTAATTTCTTAAGGTGATAGTCTCTTGGATTTAAATTAATTAGATGTATCGTTtctctcaaaaaaaaaaagcttatttTTCTTACAAATGAATTTGTATCTTAGAAGTTAATAATTTGATTGATGATAGTGGTATAGTATTTAAATGAATTATCTCAATTTGGATTGAACCGAAATTATACCAAAATAAAAACTGAACCTGCTCAATTATCTCTGTCTTCATTCTATCTGTATGTTCTCCTACTAGCTGCTCAACTTCCTCATGTGCCATGTTAGGTAGTGAAGAACATGTGTTTGACTGGGAGCTAGATGATCCAGATAACCATTATAATCCAACAAAAGTATGACAATGTATAATTGAATATAATGCGAAGAAATCAATTAATAATGTTAAAGCATGTCTTGAATTTACTAAATAGCCCAAGCTTTGTCAAAATTTCTCACATGAATATCAATATTCAATCTTGAATGAATTTTCCATAATCTTCCATATATCTTTGACCATGATATGGTGTATCTTGCTTTTAAGATTGAGGGGCCAAATGTGCCATAAGTATGCTTCATGGCCATAAATAGCAATCTTTCCAACGGGAGTGGCAAGGAGAAAAAGCGTGAGTGTGAAGAGCCAAGTATGAGTAAAGTGAAGTGAgtgggaaaagaaaatttcacaAATGGGTGGTTCAACCACTTGAGCTTGTGAGATGGGTTAGAGTGTTGAGAGAAACTCAATTGTCTTTGTAAATCTATTAATTTCTTAGTGAAGATTCTTCTATTGTCCTCGTCCTTAATAATAGGCTTTATTAGTAAACCACGTTAAATTTATTCATGTGTCAAAATTCtactagtcttttatcaactggAAATTTTCGTGATGGCGGCAAAGGTGGCATTGATTATGAAACGTGAAATAGAGAAAATCAATGGtgaaaatgattttaatttctggTGCATTAAGATGCGGGCCTTCTCGATGCAACAAGGATTACTCAAGGCAATAGAGGGAAGGAATGCTTTACCATAAAGCATAAAAGCCGCTGACAAGAAAAATTTCTTGTTGTGGGCACACAATGTAATTTTACTATGTTTGGCTAATAAGGTACCATGAGAGGTAGAGGGCAGTGCTGCAAAATTATGGCTAAAATTGGAGTCTCTCTGCATGTCCAAATCTCTAATTAACCGGTTATACCTGAAGCTACGATTATATGCTCTCCACATGAAAGAAGGCTTGTCATTTTTGGTATACCTGCTGCAGAATTCtatcattttatttttcattaaacaaATTGATAAATTGTATGTGGGGTCATTTCCAGTACAAATAACTTAAAATATAGACATGTTTACTTAAAATATGACTAAATTATTGGGTGGTCAGCATGtcataatctaattaattaaacataaataaaAGAAGCTAGGGGAAGATATGAATATGAATGTTAatccaatcataattaaatattctCTATAAGAAATTGTTAATATTAAAAGCATAACACCAACAAAAGAAaagatttataatattaaaagcaTAACACCAACAAAAGAAAAGATTTACATAATCTTTTCTTTAAGAAGCTGCCaatgtttttcctttttttttttctcactttccaaataataaaaattgcTCAAGGTTtatcatataaattattattgttTTGTTGCAAAATAACAATTATTTTGCAACTAATGAATGAAGTATGTTCATactattatataaaataatatagatACTATATAAAGATATATGAATTTCGAAAAATATATAACTTTTGTTTACGTCTTCATTTTTTCTCCTTAAAAAAAACTCAAGAATAGATTAGAGTTGAAAATTTTTACTCTTCATATATCTGTATGACATATTTTAATTGCAGAAATATCCAATCAAAAAGAATATGAATACATTATGCTTAACACACAAATAATAATGACCAACTCAAACTTATCTCATAGAAGGTAAGAGGCGACATGGTGGAACAACAGCAACAAATTATATGAAGTAAAGCAGCATAAAGTGCAAGAGTGAAACAAGTGAGAAAAGGAAAATTAGGGATCAGAAAggaaattttttaattgaaattagttACAGATTAGAAACAATAATAATTCATCATTAAAATATTTGTTGCTAATTTGTTGTTAATCCATTACTatgagtaaaataaaaaaaaatcatttctaaAACATTTGAAATTAGGAATTTTAAgctttaaatttgaaattatcGATGAATTAgtgacaattttaatttataatgtgtCTTGGTGTTAATTAGGACTACCATAAAAGGCCATGGAGGTAACTAAAGTTATTAGCTTTATGTGTTTCATTTATGGTGTTGTGCTTTTATCTGGTTTCATTGGCGTTTGACATTATCAAATAAAACTTTCCTTTAAATTTATATTGTTAGTtagtttgtcttttttttttctaagcgGTGTTAAAACTATAACTTATATATAatagaaaattgaaaatattGTTATTGGTTTCTAGCCACATGGTACATGAATTATTTTTGGCAGATGCCTTAGGCTTTAATTGTGCTCCAGGGTTGAAATATCTTCTATGGATCCCATTGAACATGAAATAATGGTGATATGAGGTAAAATAATTAATCCAAAAGAATAAACTTCTATtcatgtaataaactttttattCATAGAATATATCATAGAATATTCTCCTTAATTGTAGAATATACTTCCACTAgataagaaagaagaagagtTTCCTTTCTCTCATCACATTCATATTCTCTAATGTTGCTTATTCTCTCTAACTTAAGTGTCAGAGAGTGCTAATCGGATCTCTCTGGTAAGCCTCTGATCGATTTATCTCTTTGTATGACAAGTCTCCAAAACTTAAGATTAGATCACAGGACCCTGTATCTGGAGTTGGAACTTTAAAACTTTATTAAACGGGAATCATTGTTCATCTATTAGTAATAATGGGTTATTTCTTTAATTGATGATTGCATTTCATTCACTttggttttcttttaattccagagaTCCTTCAACATGAATCTGGAGTGTTGATTTTAAAGATAAGAGTAACTTGCATTATATTTGAACACTTTAGCAGAGGCTTACAGCTTTTGGAAGAATGCAAATAAAAGCATGACTAAGGTTTTCAACTTGCAGAGAGAGATGCTCCTTAACTAACTCCACAGCTCTCTTTCTCTGTCTAGCTTTTAGGGAGAGAGgttctctctcattttctagTTTTTGGTTTCCATGGTTCCTTACCCTTTCTCTATCGAATTTCATGGTCTCATCTGCCACTTACGGGCAAGGGGGACTCCTTTTCTTGCCTGGAAATAGATTAGTACCTCCCTACCTCCGAGCGGGTTGTACATTTCTGTTTTCTGTGTTCCTTCTTGTGCAGATCGGTAGTTAATGGAGAGGACTAAGATTAAGGATCTGCTCCTTTAGTGGTTCTATAGCATTTTGGTTGCTCTTTGGTGTTGTGCTATAAATAAGAGTTGCACGAGAAGGGCTATTCTTAAGGTCCTTCTAACACTTACAGTGTTATATTGACCCTAAAGCTAGATGAGATTGAAAGGCCAGGAGTTCTGACTCTCTCCTCCATTACAGCGATGAAGGGAGAGCTTGCTTCAACATCCAAAGTTTGGGCCTCTTTTGCTATGCTAGGTCTTCTCTTCTAGCTTAATCCTTGCCATGCATGGCTGCTAAAGGAAGGTTCTCTTGTTTTCTTGCTCCAGTTGGATGTTTTGGCTTCACCTTTATGGCCAGTTTCTTTAGGTATATTCTATTGTGTTTCTAGCTTGATTTGTCCGACACCTCTGGGTTATAGTTTTCTGGAGGTCTTCCTTCAAGCGTTTCAATTGCAGTCCCCTTGGTGCCTTAGTTTGTTTTCATTGCCCATTAGTAGTTGCTCTGTGGCTTGATTTGGAAAAAGACAGGCTCCTACTCTCTTTGTCCTGTGGCAAGAGGAGTGTTCTCTATAGGGTCACGGGTGGGATCTCAGACACATCCTAAGCTAAGGTTTCTTGGATTTGGGCATAGGCCTCTTGTTGTACTGGGTTGGGTCCCTTTTAAACTATAGCTAGCTGTATTGCCATGGGTTGTGTTGTAATGGGCTTGAAAGCCTTTGCTGTGATGGGCATACAAGGTTGTTTTTCTATCAATGAAATCACCTATcttccaataaaaaaaaaattgcattgaGAGACATGGTATTAGAGTCTCTAATACCATCTAAAAGCTCAAACTAAAATGTACCAAACTGAATAATTaaatcaaaaaattttaaattagacCAGTTCAGTTTATCAAATAATACACACTCTAAGTGCATGGAAGAACCCATCGATCCCATATATTTTGCTACAAATTATAGCGGTCAAATAAATTAAATCCCAAGCTACGAAAATACatgaataagtaaattttaatagtaaagtgaaaaataaataaactGTAAGCAACATTattaaaggttttttttttaaataaacattgaaaaaatatatttgaaaattGATTAATTTAGCTTAATAATTCAATTAGCTTAAAATGGTTCACACTTTACTTAGTAGTTAGTATGTCTTCATCATATCATGATGACACAATATTATATTAACTCATTTAGTCCATTTCTCAACTATCACTAATTTACCAACCCAAAAAGTTATTCAACTTCACATGAGGATGCTATTGCCTAGGCGCTTGTTGTGCATCCGCTCACGGCGCTTGTCTAACTTTTATTGTTGGAAAGTTGTAAGTGTCAAATTTTCACATTGACAAAAGCCGAGATGAATGAGAGATATAAAAGTGAAATGAACTCACTAGCTTATTATTTTAAGATTTGGAGTGAATGTAGTGTCAAGTTTATAAGTATATTTTTTCACAAAACT
It encodes:
- the LOC110646671 gene encoding short chain aldehyde dehydrogenase 1-like, which produces MMSTNTSAATSTSKRLQGKVALITGGASGIGKCSARVFVKQGAKVVIADVQDELGLSFCKEIGSEETISYVHCNVTCDSDIQNAVDFAVSKYGSLDIMFSNAGISGIMDPRILATEIEDFKRVFDVNVFGTFLAAKHAARVMIPAKKGCILFTASVTSVTFTEGPHPYVTSKYALLAKNLCVELGQYGIRVNCISPFLVVTPMMRKATGLMQMEKEKIQAAVSASAILKEAVLEEEDIAEAAVYLGSDECKYVSRINLVIDGGFSLANPSFAMAMKSLIS